A genomic region of Taeniopygia guttata chromosome 28, bTaeGut7.mat, whole genome shotgun sequence contains the following coding sequences:
- the KLHL26 gene encoding kelch-like protein 26 isoform X3 — MAESGGAEFGAERPSRAMFTGGMREASQDVIELKGVSAKGLKHIIDFAYSAEVTLDLDCIQDVLGAAVFLQMVPVVELCEEFLKSAMSVETCLNIGQMATTFSLASLKESVDAFTFRHFLQISEEEDFLHLPLERLVFFLQSNKLKSCSEIELFRAAVRWLQFDPARRASASQVLCHIRFPLMKSSELVDSVQTLDIMVEDVLCRQYLLEAFNYQILPFRQHEMQSPRTAIRSDALSLVTFGGTPYTDNDRTVSPKVFCLPDAGGRQFRELTEMEVGSSHSCVAVLDNFVYLVGGQQLQYRSGEGAVDVSYRYDPHLNQWLRIQAMQESRIQFQLNVLRGMVYATGGRNRSGSLASVEKYCPKDNEWTYVCSLKRRTWGHAGATAGDKLYISGGYGISVEDKKALHCYDPAADQWEFKTPMNEPRVLHAMVSANGRIYALGGRMDHVDRCFDVLAVEYYVPETDQWTTVSPMRAGQSEAGCCLLEKKIYIVGGYNWHLNNVTSIVQVYNTETDEWERDLHFPESFAGIACAPVILPQVTSQR, encoded by the exons ATGGCGGAGTCCGGCGGGGCCGAGTTCGGCGCGGAGCGGCCGAGCAG GGCGATGTTCACGGGCGGGATGAGAGAAGCCAGCCAGGACGTGATCGAGCTCAAAGGCGTGTCTGCCAAGGGCCTGAAGCACATCATCGACTTCGCCTACAGCGCCGAGGTCACTCTGGACCTCGACTGCATCCAGGACGTGCTGGGAGCCGCCGTCTTCCTGCAGATGGTGCCGGTGGTGGAGCTGTGCGAGGAGTTCCTCAAGTCCGCCATGAGCGTGGAGACGTGCCTCAACATCGGCCAGATGGCCACCACCTTCAGCCTGGCCTCCCTCAAGGAATCCGTGGACGCCTTCACCTTCAGGCACTTCCTGCAGATCTCCGAGGAGGAGGATTTCCTGCACCTGCCCCTGGAGCGCCTGGTGTTCTTCCTGCAGAGCAACAAGCTCAAGAGCTGCAGCGAGATCGAGCTGTTCCGCGCCGCCGTGCGCTGGCTGCAGTTCGACCCCGCGCGCCGCGCCAGCGCCAGCCAGGTGCTCTGCCACATCCGCTTCCCGCTGATGAAGTCCTCGGAGCTGGTGGACAGCGTGCAGACCCTGGACATCATGGTGGAGGACGTGCTGTGCCGCCAGTACCTGCTGGAGGCCTTCAACTACCAGATCCTGCCCTTCCGGCAGCACGAGATGCAGTCCCCGCGCACGGCCATCCGCTCGGACGCGCTGTCCCTCGTCACCTTCGGCGGCACGCCCTACACCGACAACGACCGCACCGTCAGCCCCAAGGTCTTCTGCCTGCCCGACGCCGGCGGCCGCCAGTTCCGCGAGCTGACCGAGATGGAGGTGGGCAGCAGCCACTCCTGCGTGGCCGTGCTGGACAACTTCGTCTACCTGGtgggagggcagcagctgcagtaCCGCAGCGGGGAGGGCGCCGTGGACGTCTCCTACCGCTACGACCCCCACCTCAACCAGTGGCTGCGCATCCAGGCCATGCAGGAGAGCAGGATCCAGTTCCAGCTCAACGTCCTGCGCGGCATGGTTTACGCCACGGGCGGCCGCAACCGCTCGGGCAGCCTGGCCTCGGTGGAGAAGTACTGCCCCAAGGACAACGAGTGGACCTACGTGTGCTCCCTGAAGCGCAGGACGTGGGGCCACGCCGGGGCCACGGCGGGGGACAAGCTGTACATCTCGGGGGGCTACGGGATCTCCGTGGAGGACAAGAAGGCCCTGCACTGCTACGACCCCGCCGCCGACCAGTGGGAGTTCAAGACGCCCATGAACGAGCCCAGGGTGCTGCACGCCATGGTCAGCGCCAACGGCAGGATTTACGCCCTGGGAGGCCGCATGGACCACGTGGATCGCTGTTTCGACGTCCTGGCCGTGGAATATTACGTCCCCGAGACGGACCAGTGGACCACGGTGAGCCCGATGCGCGCGGGGCAGTCGGAGGCCGGCTGCTGCCTCCTGGAAAAAAAGATTTACATCGTGGGGGGCTACAACTGGCACCTGAACAACGTCACCAGCATCGTGCAGGTCTACAACACGGAGACGGACGAGTGGGAGAGGGACTTGCACTTCCCAGAGTCTTTTGCTGGCATCGCCTGTGCCCCCGTCATCCTCCCGCAGGTGACGAGCCAGAGGTGA
- the KLHL26 gene encoding kelch-like protein 26 isoform X1, producing MSPVWNPMCHRCQRISGQHGSVLWRRQLEVLMFSGWLLSMADKNSTLKCTFSAPGHSTTLLQGLASLRAQAQLLDVILTINNEVFQVHKVVLAACSDYFRAMFTGGMREASQDVIELKGVSAKGLKHIIDFAYSAEVTLDLDCIQDVLGAAVFLQMVPVVELCEEFLKSAMSVETCLNIGQMATTFSLASLKESVDAFTFRHFLQISEEEDFLHLPLERLVFFLQSNKLKSCSEIELFRAAVRWLQFDPARRASASQVLCHIRFPLMKSSELVDSVQTLDIMVEDVLCRQYLLEAFNYQILPFRQHEMQSPRTAIRSDALSLVTFGGTPYTDNDRTVSPKVFCLPDAGGRQFRELTEMEVGSSHSCVAVLDNFVYLVGGQQLQYRSGEGAVDVSYRYDPHLNQWLRIQAMQESRIQFQLNVLRGMVYATGGRNRSGSLASVEKYCPKDNEWTYVCSLKRRTWGHAGATAGDKLYISGGYGISVEDKKALHCYDPAADQWEFKTPMNEPRVLHAMVSANGRIYALGGRMDHVDRCFDVLAVEYYVPETDQWTTVSPMRAGQSEAGCCLLEKKIYIVGGYNWHLNNVTSIVQVYNTETDEWERDLHFPESFAGIACAPVILPQVTSQR from the exons ATGTCACCAGTCTGGAACCCCATGTGTCACCGATGCCAGAGGATATCTGGACAGCATGGAAGTGTTTTGTGGAGAAGGCAGCTGGAGGTGCTGATGTTCTCTGGGTGGCTGCTGAG CATGGCTGACAAGAACAGCACCCTGAAATGCACGTTCTCTGCTCCTGGCCACAGCACCACGCTGCTGCAGGGACTGGCCTCGCTCCGAGCCCAGGCTCAGCTGCTTGATGTCATCCTCACTATAAATAATGAAGTGTTTCAGGTTCATAAAGTTGTCTTGGCTGCCTGCAGTGACTATTTCAG GGCGATGTTCACGGGCGGGATGAGAGAAGCCAGCCAGGACGTGATCGAGCTCAAAGGCGTGTCTGCCAAGGGCCTGAAGCACATCATCGACTTCGCCTACAGCGCCGAGGTCACTCTGGACCTCGACTGCATCCAGGACGTGCTGGGAGCCGCCGTCTTCCTGCAGATGGTGCCGGTGGTGGAGCTGTGCGAGGAGTTCCTCAAGTCCGCCATGAGCGTGGAGACGTGCCTCAACATCGGCCAGATGGCCACCACCTTCAGCCTGGCCTCCCTCAAGGAATCCGTGGACGCCTTCACCTTCAGGCACTTCCTGCAGATCTCCGAGGAGGAGGATTTCCTGCACCTGCCCCTGGAGCGCCTGGTGTTCTTCCTGCAGAGCAACAAGCTCAAGAGCTGCAGCGAGATCGAGCTGTTCCGCGCCGCCGTGCGCTGGCTGCAGTTCGACCCCGCGCGCCGCGCCAGCGCCAGCCAGGTGCTCTGCCACATCCGCTTCCCGCTGATGAAGTCCTCGGAGCTGGTGGACAGCGTGCAGACCCTGGACATCATGGTGGAGGACGTGCTGTGCCGCCAGTACCTGCTGGAGGCCTTCAACTACCAGATCCTGCCCTTCCGGCAGCACGAGATGCAGTCCCCGCGCACGGCCATCCGCTCGGACGCGCTGTCCCTCGTCACCTTCGGCGGCACGCCCTACACCGACAACGACCGCACCGTCAGCCCCAAGGTCTTCTGCCTGCCCGACGCCGGCGGCCGCCAGTTCCGCGAGCTGACCGAGATGGAGGTGGGCAGCAGCCACTCCTGCGTGGCCGTGCTGGACAACTTCGTCTACCTGGtgggagggcagcagctgcagtaCCGCAGCGGGGAGGGCGCCGTGGACGTCTCCTACCGCTACGACCCCCACCTCAACCAGTGGCTGCGCATCCAGGCCATGCAGGAGAGCAGGATCCAGTTCCAGCTCAACGTCCTGCGCGGCATGGTTTACGCCACGGGCGGCCGCAACCGCTCGGGCAGCCTGGCCTCGGTGGAGAAGTACTGCCCCAAGGACAACGAGTGGACCTACGTGTGCTCCCTGAAGCGCAGGACGTGGGGCCACGCCGGGGCCACGGCGGGGGACAAGCTGTACATCTCGGGGGGCTACGGGATCTCCGTGGAGGACAAGAAGGCCCTGCACTGCTACGACCCCGCCGCCGACCAGTGGGAGTTCAAGACGCCCATGAACGAGCCCAGGGTGCTGCACGCCATGGTCAGCGCCAACGGCAGGATTTACGCCCTGGGAGGCCGCATGGACCACGTGGATCGCTGTTTCGACGTCCTGGCCGTGGAATATTACGTCCCCGAGACGGACCAGTGGACCACGGTGAGCCCGATGCGCGCGGGGCAGTCGGAGGCCGGCTGCTGCCTCCTGGAAAAAAAGATTTACATCGTGGGGGGCTACAACTGGCACCTGAACAACGTCACCAGCATCGTGCAGGTCTACAACACGGAGACGGACGAGTGGGAGAGGGACTTGCACTTCCCAGAGTCTTTTGCTGGCATCGCCTGTGCCCCCGTCATCCTCCCGCAGGTGACGAGCCAGAGGTGA
- the KLHL26 gene encoding kelch-like protein 26 isoform X2, translating into MAESGGAEFGAERPSSMADKNSTLKCTFSAPGHSTTLLQGLASLRAQAQLLDVILTINNEVFQVHKVVLAACSDYFRAMFTGGMREASQDVIELKGVSAKGLKHIIDFAYSAEVTLDLDCIQDVLGAAVFLQMVPVVELCEEFLKSAMSVETCLNIGQMATTFSLASLKESVDAFTFRHFLQISEEEDFLHLPLERLVFFLQSNKLKSCSEIELFRAAVRWLQFDPARRASASQVLCHIRFPLMKSSELVDSVQTLDIMVEDVLCRQYLLEAFNYQILPFRQHEMQSPRTAIRSDALSLVTFGGTPYTDNDRTVSPKVFCLPDAGGRQFRELTEMEVGSSHSCVAVLDNFVYLVGGQQLQYRSGEGAVDVSYRYDPHLNQWLRIQAMQESRIQFQLNVLRGMVYATGGRNRSGSLASVEKYCPKDNEWTYVCSLKRRTWGHAGATAGDKLYISGGYGISVEDKKALHCYDPAADQWEFKTPMNEPRVLHAMVSANGRIYALGGRMDHVDRCFDVLAVEYYVPETDQWTTVSPMRAGQSEAGCCLLEKKIYIVGGYNWHLNNVTSIVQVYNTETDEWERDLHFPESFAGIACAPVILPQVTSQR; encoded by the exons ATGGCGGAGTCCGGCGGGGCCGAGTTCGGCGCGGAGCGGCCGAGCAG CATGGCTGACAAGAACAGCACCCTGAAATGCACGTTCTCTGCTCCTGGCCACAGCACCACGCTGCTGCAGGGACTGGCCTCGCTCCGAGCCCAGGCTCAGCTGCTTGATGTCATCCTCACTATAAATAATGAAGTGTTTCAGGTTCATAAAGTTGTCTTGGCTGCCTGCAGTGACTATTTCAG GGCGATGTTCACGGGCGGGATGAGAGAAGCCAGCCAGGACGTGATCGAGCTCAAAGGCGTGTCTGCCAAGGGCCTGAAGCACATCATCGACTTCGCCTACAGCGCCGAGGTCACTCTGGACCTCGACTGCATCCAGGACGTGCTGGGAGCCGCCGTCTTCCTGCAGATGGTGCCGGTGGTGGAGCTGTGCGAGGAGTTCCTCAAGTCCGCCATGAGCGTGGAGACGTGCCTCAACATCGGCCAGATGGCCACCACCTTCAGCCTGGCCTCCCTCAAGGAATCCGTGGACGCCTTCACCTTCAGGCACTTCCTGCAGATCTCCGAGGAGGAGGATTTCCTGCACCTGCCCCTGGAGCGCCTGGTGTTCTTCCTGCAGAGCAACAAGCTCAAGAGCTGCAGCGAGATCGAGCTGTTCCGCGCCGCCGTGCGCTGGCTGCAGTTCGACCCCGCGCGCCGCGCCAGCGCCAGCCAGGTGCTCTGCCACATCCGCTTCCCGCTGATGAAGTCCTCGGAGCTGGTGGACAGCGTGCAGACCCTGGACATCATGGTGGAGGACGTGCTGTGCCGCCAGTACCTGCTGGAGGCCTTCAACTACCAGATCCTGCCCTTCCGGCAGCACGAGATGCAGTCCCCGCGCACGGCCATCCGCTCGGACGCGCTGTCCCTCGTCACCTTCGGCGGCACGCCCTACACCGACAACGACCGCACCGTCAGCCCCAAGGTCTTCTGCCTGCCCGACGCCGGCGGCCGCCAGTTCCGCGAGCTGACCGAGATGGAGGTGGGCAGCAGCCACTCCTGCGTGGCCGTGCTGGACAACTTCGTCTACCTGGtgggagggcagcagctgcagtaCCGCAGCGGGGAGGGCGCCGTGGACGTCTCCTACCGCTACGACCCCCACCTCAACCAGTGGCTGCGCATCCAGGCCATGCAGGAGAGCAGGATCCAGTTCCAGCTCAACGTCCTGCGCGGCATGGTTTACGCCACGGGCGGCCGCAACCGCTCGGGCAGCCTGGCCTCGGTGGAGAAGTACTGCCCCAAGGACAACGAGTGGACCTACGTGTGCTCCCTGAAGCGCAGGACGTGGGGCCACGCCGGGGCCACGGCGGGGGACAAGCTGTACATCTCGGGGGGCTACGGGATCTCCGTGGAGGACAAGAAGGCCCTGCACTGCTACGACCCCGCCGCCGACCAGTGGGAGTTCAAGACGCCCATGAACGAGCCCAGGGTGCTGCACGCCATGGTCAGCGCCAACGGCAGGATTTACGCCCTGGGAGGCCGCATGGACCACGTGGATCGCTGTTTCGACGTCCTGGCCGTGGAATATTACGTCCCCGAGACGGACCAGTGGACCACGGTGAGCCCGATGCGCGCGGGGCAGTCGGAGGCCGGCTGCTGCCTCCTGGAAAAAAAGATTTACATCGTGGGGGGCTACAACTGGCACCTGAACAACGTCACCAGCATCGTGCAGGTCTACAACACGGAGACGGACGAGTGGGAGAGGGACTTGCACTTCCCAGAGTCTTTTGCTGGCATCGCCTGTGCCCCCGTCATCCTCCCGCAGGTGACGAGCCAGAGGTGA